One window from the genome of Pantoea cypripedii encodes:
- a CDS encoding phage major capsid protein yields the protein MSEVNELLTKVSAKLDKVSAEFSEKAEKALNEAKASGQLSTDTKAAVDKIATEHNVLNEALKSLKASVGDLEQHVASMPLNAAKDVVQTVGQQLVSAEAMKDIRSSMEGGKRISVPVKAALTTVDVPGQIVPPTRLPGIDQTPKQRLFIRDLIAPGRTQSNTIYYVKQTGFTNNASVVPENTTKPYSEIAFAEETTPVRTIAHMFKASKQILDDFAQLQSTVEAEMNYGLKYVEEQEILFGDGTGAHLKGIIPQATAFNPAFAVEKQSGIDVLRLAMLQAQLARFPASGHVLHFTDWARIELTKDELGRYILANPAQLTTPTLWGLPVVATEAAQFLGKFLTGAFNSGAQLFDREDANVVISTENADDFEKNMISIRCEERLALAVYRPEAFVWGDLVASGS from the coding sequence GCTGAACGAAGCAAAAGCCTCCGGCCAGCTTTCGACGGATACCAAAGCTGCGGTGGATAAAATCGCCACCGAGCACAACGTGCTGAACGAAGCCCTGAAATCTTTGAAGGCTTCCGTTGGCGATCTGGAGCAGCACGTTGCCAGCATGCCACTGAATGCAGCAAAAGACGTTGTCCAGACGGTTGGTCAGCAGCTGGTTTCGGCTGAAGCGATGAAAGATATCCGCTCCAGCATGGAAGGCGGTAAGCGTATCAGCGTCCCGGTGAAAGCCGCATTGACCACCGTCGATGTTCCGGGCCAGATTGTGCCGCCGACCCGCCTGCCTGGCATTGACCAGACGCCGAAACAGCGTCTGTTTATTCGTGACCTGATCGCGCCTGGGCGCACTCAGTCCAACACGATTTACTACGTGAAACAGACCGGTTTCACCAATAACGCCAGCGTTGTGCCGGAAAATACCACCAAGCCGTACAGCGAAATCGCATTTGCGGAAGAAACTACGCCGGTGCGCACCATCGCGCACATGTTCAAAGCATCCAAACAGATTCTGGATGATTTTGCACAGCTCCAGTCAACCGTAGAGGCAGAAATGAATTACGGCCTGAAGTATGTCGAAGAGCAGGAAATTCTGTTCGGTGACGGCACAGGCGCGCATCTGAAAGGGATTATTCCCCAGGCAACTGCCTTTAACCCGGCTTTTGCCGTGGAAAAGCAGAGCGGGATTGATGTATTACGTCTGGCTATGTTGCAGGCACAGCTGGCGCGATTCCCGGCGTCCGGTCACGTCCTGCACTTCACCGACTGGGCGCGTATTGAGCTGACCAAAGATGAGCTGGGCCGTTATATCCTGGCAAATCCGGCGCAACTGACCACGCCTACTCTCTGGGGTCTGCCAGTAGTCGCAACGGAGGCTGCTCAGTTCCTTGGGAAGTTTCTGACCGGCGCATTCAACTCCGGCGCTCAGCTGTTTGACCGCGAAGACGCCAACGTGGTGATTTCCACTGAGAACGCCGACGACTTTGAGAAAAATATGATCTCAATCCGCTGTGAAGAGCGCCTTGCTCTTGCTGTGTATCGTCCTGAGGCGTTCGTATGGGGTGATCTCGTTGCCTCCGGCAGCTAA
- a CDS encoding head-tail connector protein, with amino-acid sequence MIDLNTVKEHCRIDADFAGDDSLLEIYTGAAKRYVETWTRRKLYETSSDEGFTEDEDHLLLDDDIRIAMLLMISHWYENREISVTGTISTLPLAVDVLLQSHRIYGV; translated from the coding sequence ATGATTGATTTAAACACGGTTAAAGAGCATTGCCGCATTGATGCAGATTTTGCGGGTGATGATTCACTTCTTGAGATTTATACAGGTGCGGCAAAACGTTACGTTGAAACATGGACACGAAGAAAACTGTATGAAACCAGCAGTGACGAGGGTTTCACGGAAGATGAAGATCATCTTCTGCTGGATGATGACATCAGAATAGCCATGCTGCTGATGATTAGCCACTGGTATGAAAACCGTGAGATCAGTGTTACCGGCACTATTTCTACTCTGCCGCTGGCAGTCGATGTGTTGCTTCAGTCGCACCGGATTTACGGTGTGTAA
- a CDS encoding phage head closure protein produces MRAGGLRDRITLQNFIPVRLPSGQVQSQWVDVKSGIYAEIKAISGRELMTAGAEKAEATIRIWMRYRPDVVSSSRIICESGPFKGQTLEISGPPIPDDQMTQLEILCTQGVKT; encoded by the coding sequence ATGCGAGCTGGTGGGCTAAGAGACCGCATCACACTGCAAAACTTCATACCTGTGCGCCTGCCATCGGGTCAGGTACAGAGCCAGTGGGTAGATGTGAAAAGTGGAATCTATGCAGAAATTAAGGCTATCAGTGGTCGGGAACTGATGACGGCGGGAGCCGAAAAAGCCGAAGCCACCATTCGTATCTGGATGCGCTACCGGCCTGATGTGGTTTCTTCGTCACGGATTATCTGCGAATCAGGACCCTTTAAAGGTCAAACGCTGGAAATCAGCGGCCCGCCAATTCCTGACGATCAGATGACTCAACTGGAAATTCTCTGTACGCAGGGGGTAAAGACGTGA
- a CDS encoding HK97-gp10 family putative phage morphogenesis protein: MIDTKLDFSGLLDLSDDLMALSKAENRKVMRDATRAAATVFKDEVVKRAPVRTGKLKKNIVVMTQRDRDGNIASGVHIRGTNPRTGNSDNRLKTNDSRNAFYWRFVELGTSKQPAVPFVRPAYDARQEEAAKVAFARANQAIDEILTK; this comes from the coding sequence GTGATCGACACGAAACTGGATTTTTCCGGCCTGCTGGATTTGAGCGATGATCTTATGGCGCTCAGCAAAGCCGAAAACCGCAAGGTAATGCGTGATGCCACCCGCGCCGCCGCCACTGTCTTCAAAGATGAGGTGGTGAAGCGTGCGCCGGTCCGGACGGGTAAGCTGAAGAAAAACATTGTCGTGATGACCCAGCGGGACCGTGACGGGAATATTGCTTCCGGTGTCCACATTCGCGGAACCAATCCCCGTACCGGCAACAGCGATAACAGGCTGAAGACCAACGACTCACGCAACGCGTTTTACTGGCGTTTCGTCGAGCTTGGCACCTCAAAACAGCCCGCCGTGCCATTTGTCCGGCCTGCGTATGACGCCAGACAGGAAGAGGCGGCAAAAGTCGCCTTTGCCCGTGCTAACCAGGCGATTGATGAGATTCTGACAAAATGA
- a CDS encoding DUF3168 domain-containing protein gives MTEAQIYSLIGGLAGGQVYPYVVPLNPQGDPSVSPPWAVFTVVSEVFGDTLCGPAEETGTLQVDVYALTTDEARNIREQIAAALAPLQFTQLNKTNGYETDTGLYRATLEIQSQQ, from the coding sequence ATGACAGAAGCGCAAATCTATTCTCTCATTGGCGGCCTGGCGGGTGGTCAGGTTTATCCCTATGTGGTGCCGCTTAACCCGCAGGGTGACCCGTCTGTTTCGCCGCCGTGGGCAGTGTTCACTGTAGTGAGTGAAGTCTTTGGCGACACGCTATGCGGACCGGCCGAGGAAACCGGCACACTTCAGGTGGATGTGTACGCGCTGACGACTGACGAGGCGCGGAACATCCGGGAACAAATTGCTGCCGCACTGGCACCGCTGCAATTCACCCAGCTTAACAAAACCAACGGTTATGAAACGGACACCGGTTTATACCGGGCCACGCTGGAGATACAGAGCCAGCAGTAA
- a CDS encoding phage tail tube protein → MSSKFEKTQGMTVGVSSAPVTVDEFNASTFPDAITFLEAQCATKEVTYTGGQKSDIDVTTLCSTEQEQTNGLAAPAEMALTRNWVGDEEARQALQTAYDNDELRVLKVVFASGNGYYALIEVRQSSWSATTSSVVAATYSLRVRGKPKPIVVSGS, encoded by the coding sequence ATGTCCAGCAAATTTGAAAAAACGCAGGGGATGACCGTTGGCGTGTCATCCGCACCCGTAACGGTGGATGAATTCAACGCCAGCACCTTTCCTGATGCCATTACGTTTCTGGAGGCGCAATGCGCAACCAAAGAAGTCACCTATACGGGCGGTCAGAAAAGTGACATTGACGTGACCACGCTTTGCTCGACTGAGCAGGAGCAGACCAACGGTCTTGCTGCCCCGGCAGAAATGGCGCTGACCCGTAACTGGGTAGGCGATGAGGAAGCCCGGCAGGCATTACAGACAGCTTACGATAACGACGAGCTGCGCGTTCTGAAGGTCGTGTTTGCGTCAGGTAACGGCTATTACGCGCTGATTGAAGTTCGTCAGAGTTCATGGTCTGCCACCACGTCATCTGTGGTTGCCGCCACCTACTCACTGCGCGTGCGTGGTAAGCCGAAACCTATTGTTGTGTCAGGTTCATAA
- a CDS encoding phage tail assembly chaperone: MPKTAQPKVSPLSLRALALAPSSGFRTKVITVPEWDGVKIMLREPSGEAWAKFREIVTPPEPAEGQEPQKLTMQEEFIRNKKADVVMFIDVLLDEAGNRVFSTEDEDTVSEIYGPVHSRLLSQALNLGMSQEVAEAK; this comes from the coding sequence ATGCCGAAAACCGCACAACCTAAAGTATCACCGCTTTCACTTCGCGCTCTGGCGCTTGCTCCATCGTCAGGGTTTCGCACCAAAGTCATCACCGTACCGGAATGGGACGGCGTGAAGATCATGCTGCGCGAGCCATCCGGTGAAGCCTGGGCGAAATTCCGTGAAATCGTGACCCCGCCCGAACCGGCTGAAGGTCAGGAGCCGCAGAAGCTGACCATGCAGGAAGAGTTCATCCGCAACAAAAAAGCGGATGTCGTGATGTTTATCGATGTCCTGCTGGATGAAGCCGGTAACCGCGTCTTCAGCACTGAAGATGAAGATACTGTTTCAGAAATTTATGGCCCGGTCCATTCCCGCCTGCTGTCTCAGGCGCTGAATCTCGGCATGTCTCAGGAAGTTGCAGAGGCAAAGTAA
- a CDS encoding phage tail assembly protein T, which yields MSLALRLGRTLHELRETLTASELKMWLAFDRISPIGDWRGDIQAAQLSTAILNAQGGKATISEMVLKWGAAEEEEEISGLEEWMSGL from the coding sequence ATGTCGCTGGCGCTCCGGCTGGGGCGCACCCTCCATGAACTCCGCGAAACCCTGACCGCCAGTGAGCTGAAAATGTGGCTGGCGTTTGATCGCATCAGCCCGATTGGCGACTGGCGCGGGGATATCCAGGCCGCTCAGCTTTCTACCGCCATCCTGAATGCTCAGGGCGGCAAGGCGACGATTTCTGAAATGGTTCTGAAATGGGGAGCGGCAGAAGAAGAGGAAGAAATCAGCGGCCTTGAAGAGTGGATGTCCGGTCTTTAA